Proteins encoded together in one Carya illinoinensis cultivar Pawnee chromosome 3, C.illinoinensisPawnee_v1, whole genome shotgun sequence window:
- the LOC122303498 gene encoding basic blue protein-like: MSHQGRCTAVLLAITLLITLNSLSSVSARPTIHTVGDDSGWTFNVERWTGGKRFQAGDILAFNYDPSFHNVANVGVHGYTSCTASSNSGTSTSGNDRMILLRGWNYFICSIPGHCQEGMRIAVYAS; encoded by the exons ATGTCTCACCAGGGAAGATGCACTGCTGTACTACTTGCCATCACTCTCCTCATCACTCTGAACTCACTTTCCTCTGTATCTGCCCGACCTACTATTCATACCGTTGGCGATGATTCTGGCTGGACTTTCAACGTGGAAAGATGGACCGGAGGGAAGAGGTTCCAGGCTGGAGACATACTTG CTTTCAACTACGATCCATCATTCCACAATGTTGCAAATGTTGGTGTCCACGGCTACACAAGTTGCACTGCTTCTTCGAATTCTGGAACTTCCACTAGTGGAAACGATCGAATGATACTGTTAAGGGGATGGAACTACTTCATTTGCAGCATTCCTGGCCATTGCCAGGAGGGAATGAGGATAGCAGTTTATGCTTcctaa
- the LOC122303920 gene encoding probable serine/threonine-protein kinase PBL26, with the protein MSCFSSCFTSRESNEKKVSKKTNGRRKGDLPADTPSRSESAIAPQPQPGNHNQKVAPVETTNKKDANNEAQNNNIAAQTFNFRQLATATKNFRQECLIGEGGFGRVYKGQLDKTGLDVAVKQLDRNGLQGNREFLVEVLMLSLLHHENLVNLIGYCADGEQRLLVYEYMPLGSVEDHLLDLAPGKKPLDWFTRMKIALQAAKGLEYLHEKANPPVIYRDLKSSNILLDNDFNAKLSDFGLAKLGPVGDKSHVSSRIMGTYGYCAPEYQRTGQLTVKSDVYSFGVVFLELITGRRVIDTTRCTEEQNLVTWAQPVFKDPQRFPELADPLLHGEFPLRALHQAVAIAAMCLQEEQAVRPLMTDVVTALSFLGDNPSAGTVSNGASPSPPSDHNMASGNGNLHDEESIRERQKAVAEAIEWGSSSRRNASRSGSASSL; encoded by the exons ATGAGTTGCTTTTCTTCATGTTTTACATCCCGTGAGAGTAATGAGAAGAAAGTATCTAAGAAGACCAATGGCAGAAGGAAGGGAGACTTGCCTGCTGATACCCCTAGTAGATCAGAATCAGCCATTGCTCCACAGCCACAGCCTG GAAACCATAATCAGAAGGTCGCTCCAGTCGAGACCACCAACAAGAAGGATGCCAATAATGAAGCTCAGAACAACAACATTGCCGCCCAAACTTTCAATTTCCGCCAATTGGCGACGGCGACAAAGAATTTCAGACAAGAATGCCTAATAGGTGAAGGTGGATTTGGAAGAGTTTACAAGGGACAACTGGACAAAACTGGCCTG GATGTGGCTGTGAAGCAACTTGACAGGAATGGATTGCAAGGAAACAGAGAGTTTCTTGTTGAGGTGTTGATGTTGAGCCTCTTACACCATGAAAATCTAGTCAATCTGATCGGATATTGTGCCGATGGAGAGCAGAGACTTCTGGTGTACGAGTACATGCCATTGGGATCTGTGGAGGACCATCTACTTG ATCTAGCACCGGGGAAGAAGCCATTAGATTGGTTCACAAGAATGAAAATAGCTTTGCAAGCTGCCAAGGGCCTAGAATATTTACATGAGAAGGCCAACCCTCCTGTCATATATCGAGATCTAAAATCCTCAAACATCTTGCTGGACAACGATTTCAATGCCAAACTCTCTGATTTCGGATTGGCAAAGCTTGGTCCAGTCGGGGACAAGTCACACGTTTCTTCGAGAATCATGGGAACATACGGATATTGTGCCCCCGAGTATCAAAGAACAGGACAACTCACAGTGAAGTCGGATGTGTACAGTTTTGGAGTTGTGTTTTTGGAGTTGATTACTGGAAGGAGAGTTATTGACACAACAAGATGTACCGAGGAGCAAAATCTGGTCACTTGG GCACAGCCTGTATTCAAGGATCCACAGAGATTCCCAGAACTAGCCGATCCGCTTCTTCACGGTGAATTTCCTCTGAGAGCACTACACCAAGCAGTAGCAATTGCAGCCATGTGTCTGCAAGAGGAACAAGCGGTTCGTCCCTTGATGACTGATGTAGTCACTGCTCTCAGTTTCCTCGGCGATAATCCTAGTGCCGGCACCGTATCTAACGGCGCCAGTCCTTCTCCACCATCTGATCACAACATGGCGAGCGGAAATGGGAATCTTCATGATGAAGAAAGCATAAGGGAAAGACAAAAGGCCGTGGCAGAAGCCATAGAATGGGGTTCTAGTTCCAGGCGCAATGCATCACGTAGTGGAAGTGCTTCTTCATTGTGA